AAACATgttgaaaataaggaaaagtgccctgttgtttatttatttatttattaatttgctTCAGATGCAGAAGGAAAATCTTACTCTAGACATCTGGTGGTGTTATCTTTGATTTATCCTTTTTGGCAATAAGAAATTCAAGTTCCCAGTTGCCATTAAATGCAGCAATAGAGTATCCAAGCATGTTAAGTGTCCACATCTTTCAAACAGCATTTAATGTTTTCtgttaaaaatgttatatttaaaTCCAGATCcaatgcctcttttccaccagTGTACACCGGTACCAGAACCTGCCCATATTTCCATAGGTTTGAGAACTACTTATTATCTTCCTAGCAGGAGTTGGGGAAATTCGTGccccctctgcatgttctccatcactacatccatgaatctggcagcctgcctggcagctccatcctttgtccaatatgtccactatccctcctttGCGcacatccaaaccatctcagcgttgtctctctaactttgtctccaaactgctcaccctgagctgtccctctgatgtactcatttctaattctGTCCTTTCTGGTCACACCCAGTGTAAATCTTatcacctccagctctgcttcctgttttgttgttagtgccactgtctccaaatcatacatcacagcagtttcactaccatcttgtaaaccttcccctTTACTCTTTGttctatccttctgtcacaaatcaccactgccactcgtctccacccactccaccctgcctgcgtgctgttcttcacctctcttgtctgttgctttggatggctgcctccagatatttaaactcatctacctttactacctctgctccttgcagcgTCACTCTTACACCTGTCTACATATACATGTCTACACCTGTCtacaaatacatttcactgtgcattgtactgtgtataactgtgcatgtgacaaataaacactatcttaatctaaTCTTAATCTTACATCTTATTCACACATGTATTCtttcttgcttctactgactttcatccCTCTTCTCTCCAACCCattcctccacctctccagactctcttccacctgctccctactctcactacagatctcAATGTCGTCTGTGAACGtcacagtccacagagactcctgcttGACCTCACTGTCCATCACTGCAAAAAGAAGTGGCTCTGGGCTGATCCCTGGTGTATGAAATAACTTTGTCTGAAATACTGGGAGTtcccttttaaataaaacattaacattaattcCATCACTGTAAGTTATGTATCacttgagggtttttttttaatctcttcaaAATGTGCTTCCCTCGAGAACCTGAATGTAAAAGATCCAGTCACCAGTTCTGCATTTTTCCATCCTTTCTGTGCctgctgtttgctttgttgCCACCTGAACAAGTCATACTCTACCAACCAGTTGCTTCTTCACTAgagaaatgagagagacaatCTGACAGACAGGCCTGCTGCCCAGTGCATTATTTTTCATCCACAGTCCCTGAACACAACACCGTTATGAACATTTGTGGGTGTTCTGATCTGCAGTATTCTCACCACTGACGCCACATCTGACAATAAAAACGAAGATAATAATGTtagtttcattattattattattattattattattattacaactaAACAGGCCATTCATTTCTTATCAGCGGGAACCCCACTACTCTCTTGCTACTAGGGAAACACAGTTTTGTTGCCGTGGTGATAAGTCCTGGCAGTGATTGGCGGTATGACAGGACCACTGGAGACGGACAGGAGATTCTCAGATGTAAAACAAGAGATTTCACACCACAGCTATGAGGATGCATGTCCCCAATCCTTGAGTTCCAATTAACTCAGTTGTGTGTGAGAGCCAGCGGGTCAGATTAATGGCGTCTGATCCAGCACAGAGCTGATGAAGGCCAGCCACGAGCTGCTGCAGGTCCTCCTTTTTTTGGTCTTCTGAATAAAGAGctacattttcagagaaatgaaTCTTTCATACATTTTCCTTTAGCAGAAGAGACTTTTATCTTAGTCCATTTGCATTTTTGTCACCAGagcaatttacatttttatagcatAATTAATGAACAAGAAAGTCATTTACATTTTCCTGCTCGGCTCACCAGTGCATTGTCTAGAGCATATCTGATGCGGAGGGACCGGCATTTGGAAACGTGTGGGAGTGTTTGTGAGCTCCAGAGAGATGTCTCAGTGCACAGAAAGAGAGCGGTACAACTACACGATTGttttgaagcaaaaaaaaaggggctgAGTGGAATATACTGAGCTGTCATAATTAAACGGAGGCGAGCGCACGGGAGCTTTCAGGTGCAAATTGAGGCCAAggtatctctcagctggcccaCACATCAAATACACGAAGGCAGGCCTCCAGAGCAAATTACACCATTTAAACAGCACAGGAGAAAACAATTCACACAAGTGGCATTCATATTCTCAGTCTGCGAAGATGAAACAGAATAATCATCAGCCTAATTCTGTCAATAGCTTATTATCTTTTCTGATGCATTATATTTAAGCTGTTAGGGAGAGTAGACTGCTTAAAGGCATAATTAATTCCCCAAAGGCATACCCtcttttaaaaagttgaagAAGAGAAATGTTATGAAAATTAAGTAACTGAGAAATGAGGATGAGTTGGCTTTTCTGTAACCTTTGAAGGTGGATGGACACAGTAAGAGCaacagatgtaaaaaaaaaaaataataataaaaatgtcatggATCTGCACCTTAGGGAAACCTTtagtgtctgtgttttgttttaaaataaaaagggcAGAGAGCTCTTGCAGTGAGTTGTTGCTTTTTGCAttgaatccatccatctgtgttcttttttccttttctgtgattgacagtttttatttataattgctaaaaaatgtacagaaaataaTATGTCAGGCAAATTTCTGGGATATCAATCTGCCCAGTTATGAAATATAAACAACtgtgaatccatttcacctgctttaaTGCAAATGAACAAGACAACCCCGCCAAAAAGGAATGGTTTAGCAGGTGGCGTCCAGAGACAATTGTTCTCTCCTAATCCCACCTTCCCTGACTTTTCTCTAGCTTTGCTTTTTGCTAGAGTCActagaaggtttgctgtgtcgcCTAGCACAGACTTAACATGTTAGAGGAGGTCCCAGGAGAGGGGGCCATTACAtaaggagagctggacagggccatagatgATCAACCCAGAAGCAGATTCTGTTTCTGCTCCCTTGTGTGAGGAGGAACAgtagccctacaaaatgacctccagtggGCTACTCTTGTGCATTGTAGTTTGACCAAACAGTAAGAAACAGGCTTTATTAGGGCAGTCTGTCGTGCTTGTTTGGACTGGGTTAATGGTTATCTTCTCCCTCTAATTTTGAGGTgatgaataaaatgaataatgttTTCAGATATTATGGACCGGAATTACTGAACTTTGACAGACGGCCATAAAGCACAGACTTAATAATCTTTCCATCGTCTTGCCTGTCTATGAAACTTATGGTTGtggggggctgaagcctatctcAGCCAAAAATGTATTATGTTATTtgaaattttacaaaaaaacttgcaaaacatacaaactgcagagaaaaaaaaacaatgaagctGTAGATGAAAAAACCCTACTCCTTAcaggcaaacacacatatacctggatatttttaagaaatctctaataaatttaaaaaaacaaattttaaaaaagctgaatgTTAAAAAGAGAACACTTTAAACCTCTTTTAAAGGCCAAAAGGATAGGAAAGGCCAGCTGTGGCCTCATCAGTGTATGTTCTTGACTTAGTGAGATTCTCCAGCTCACAGCAacctgccaaaaagtgatcaggTGTTTAACCACCAGTCCTAATATTTAAACTATCATTagagctattaaaaaaaaaaaaaaaaaaaaaaaaaagcccttgaGATTAATTGCAGCCGTGTCCCCAGCTGTAGTTGTAATCAGATTGGCCGTTTGTGATAAAGTGCTGGGTCCAACACACAAGGAGGGCAGAGTGGTAGGGGTAGGAGTGGAGGGATTGTGTCTCGTATCAGATACAGCAGCCAGGTGATACACAATGTGTACAAAacccctgctgctgcagaccaGCAGAGGAACATGTTTATTGATGTGTCTGGTTTCCCCTGAGTGCACAAGCACCAACATAAAGAAAGCTCACAGAGCGGAGAGCAAATGAGCAAACAAGTAAAGGGGTTatggactgttgggtttacaGCTTCATAAGTAGAAGCTTCAGACTaagaaagtaaaacaaacacattatatatatatatatatatatatatatatatatatatatatatatatatatatatatatatatatatatatatactgatgGGCAGTTTGAGTTTGTGAGAAAGTAACACACCTAAATGAGAAGAAATTGTTACATAAGCTGTCAATTAtaaaatgtcagattttaaaTTCATCCCTTTTTTTCTTACACTAAGTCTGCTGAATTGACTCTGTCATGTGCAGAATGAAGGAAAAGCCAAACATAGTCTTTTCTGTACATAGCTCACTATGGGTAACTATAGGAACAAGCCTCGTATACAGTGGCTGTTTtatgactgaaaagaaaaaatgacgGATGATGAACAGCACTAATTTGGATgtgaacattttcttttatgcaTGACCTTGTATCCTTGCTGAGAaagctgtgtaactgtgtggTACAATCACTGGACCTGAGTGGAGTAGAACTTGCCGTTTTCTTAGAGCAGCAGTGAGGCTCTATCTGTCCAGCAGGAGAAAGTCTTTAATAAGTTTAAAAGACAGAAGGACAAAAGAATGTTCATAATGGGTATGCTTACACAAAAGGCCCCTGTACTTCCTTCCTGAGTTCATTATCACATAATCTGTTCAATAATTAGAGAGTTGGAAGGGTCGGCtaaaaaaatcatgttggatGCTCAGATATGTCCTGGAGAGTGAGGAGTTTAGGCATGATTATAATCTTCCCTCACTCCTGTTTAATCAGATTAAAAATGTGGTAATGTCTTAGCATAGCATTATGGCTCTACAAATGGCTGGCCTAATATTTGTGCAGACAACAAAAATTCTTCAGTTTCCAAAGAAAATGGAGAGGAATTCAAGTGCAAACCCTTGCCACATGTGTGTGACAGGTAAGTTCTCTGTCAGTGTGGTCATGACTAATATCCCGGCTGTCATGGCTGTTTCATCTTTGAATTGAAGGAAATATGTTCAATTGACCTGCGCAAAACTTTTATTATATAGACTCTCAGTTTTTAGTACTTCATTAAAGGAAGATATAGGCTGATGGAGTTCAGACAGAgctcaaaccgagcatcagaatggggaaaaagGTGGCTTAAGTGACTTTGGATGTagcaccctgtgacagctgggatcgaCTCCAgtccccctgcaaccctgaaaaggataagctgaagaaaatggatggatgatggatggatggatggatggatggatggatggatggatggatggatggatggatggatggatggatggatggatggatgtttgtggCAGACGGGctagtctgagtatttcagaaactgatgatctgcTGGGAATTTCCACCATAAcaatctctagggtttacagagaatgatgtgaaaaacagaaaacagtccaATGAGCACCAGTtctcttgttgatgccagagtttagaggagaatggccagactgcttcaagctgataggaaggcaacaaagACTCAAATAACTgctcattacaaccaaagtGTGCAGAGGAGCatttctgaacacacaacacatcgaACCGTGAATCAAATGACAGCACTGACTACAGTGGGTGCCACTCCCGTCaattctggctctcttccacagcacttcttttgtcctgtctctttcccctcagccccaactggtcacggcagatgactgcccctccctgagcctggttctgccagaggtttcttcctgttaaaagggagttttccttcccactgtcaccaagtgcttgctcatagggggtcgctttgcctgttgggttttctctgtagttattgtagggactttaccttacaatataaagcatcttgaggcgactattgtgatttggtgctatataaataaaactgaattgaattgaattcgtATAGGCTCACCAAagttggacaatagaagactggaaaatgtggtctgtctgatgagtcttgactTCTGCTCTCACATTGGTAGGGTCAGAACTTAGCATAAACATcataaaaacatggatccatcctgtcttgtTTCAGTgactcaggctgctgctgctgctgcttctgctggtggcgtgatgtgtgtttttttgggccccttagtaccaactgagcatcatttaaacaccacagcctatctgagtattgttgctaaccatgtccatccctttatgaccacagtgtacccattatctgatggctgcttgaaaacacaccatgtcacaaagtttaaatcatctcaaactagtttcttgaacatggcgATGAGCTAAATGTATTCAaaaggcctccacagtcaccagatctcaatccagcagagcacctttggaacAGAAGATTCGCATCATGAATGTttagccaacaaatctgcagcaactgtgtgaggCTTTTATGTCAAtctcaatatggaccaaaatctctgaggaatatttccagcaccttggtaAAAATTTATGctgtgaagaattaaagcagttatgaaggcaaaagggggtccagtctccaccagaggcctgggagctcgagggtcctgcacagtatcttagctgttcccaggactgcgctcctCTGAACAGAGCTctcggatgtcgttcctgggatctgctggagccactctcccagtttgggggtcactgtcgattaccacagggaccactgttaccttcaccttccacagcctctctagctcttctctcaacCCTTGGTGTTTattgagcttcttgtgttccttcttcctgaggTTGCTATCacttgctacatctatcactacatctttctttctctgcttgtccactactactctgcacagcctgcacctggggtctaaAACCCCTGCTATCTGCACAGAGGCCATTATTCAGGCTGAACTCAGTGAATCTAATCTGATCTGAATAAATAAAGGTCCAGAGGTTAATCTTTCCTGTATGTGGTGGATTAACTTCTTATCTCTCAGCTCAATCCGTCAAATGAAACAACAGTCAAAGTCACTGTGTCCTTGCTGTAATGCTTTGTCACCTGAGATCCTATCATGTTTCTCGGTGGCCTTTACCAAAGCACCAAATATTTCAAACACTTTTAGAAACATATGCATTAGTTTCATCAAGACTTCTCTTCAGTACATCTCACAAATGCTTTTGAAACCCCTGTGGTCTGTGGAATTGTATTCAAACTGAAATTTTAACTTGATTACATCACTACAGGAAAAATcctaatattaaatatttttccatTCATCCTGAATTGAGGCCTGAGCTGAGACTTTTCACTTGCAACTACAAATATTGGCCTCAGTAACAATCCTTATCTGAAATCTGTGAATGTCTGTATGTGCTGATTTGTTCAGTAGATGCTGAAATATTTAACAATCAGGGAAACTTTCTCTTggtttgctgctgctgatgaaaaGGCAAGAAAATTGCCAAATGCATCCAAATATCCATATTTCAGTGTGGACTAAACGACAGACTGTTCTATCAACAGACGGTAACATTTTATAATACGGCCCCTGATTAAGGTGTAATTCCCCTAAAATTAAATGGAGtttcaattattttatttgaaattacaATGTAATTATATTTACCTACAAAAACTTAAAGGTAGGTACACTAGAATAAAGGGTAACAAGTCAGGTttttacaggaaaaaagaaataattacaCTGTAATTAAATTTAAGTACTGCATAAGTAATTTTAAGTACTGCTGTACTGGTaattttacagaaaaacaaacaatatgtCCCCATCTTACACTGTAAGTACGCTGTGCTTTCCTTTTTATTGTGAAGTGGCTTAACCATGCCTAACTTCCAGCTGTTTTACAAGAACAGAGACACTCCTTTTGAAAGTTATGTTTGAACAGTGACTGGCTCCATCATTATAAGGTCGGATATCTAATTATAGTATGATTATTATTTCTAGTGTGCCTACCTTTAAGCACGTGCaggtaaatatatttaattgtCATTTCAAAGAAAATACACTAAATTTCCGTCTAATCACATGGGAATTACGCCCTTAGTCATGGGTGTATTATGAAGTGTTGCCGCTGTATGTAACTGAGTATAGCTGGGATTTTAGTTGCTTTTGAAATTCACTTTTGTGAGGCcaaattataaataattttaacattttaataaatatttttgtgcaGGAAATGTAGCCAAGTAGTTGAATATTTCAATAAAATCCAAACAAATTCAGAAATCCTTTTCTCCGCTGTGGTGACATTTAGCTCAGTAGGGGTAAAGGGATGCACTGGGGCACCCATGGCTATTTTTAAACTTCTGGTAATTCTGCTGCTCATGCTGCTCACTCTGGTGTCTCAGAGGAATAAATTGAGGGCAGCTGATTAACTGACCCTGTGTAGCCACAGGATGTTCTCTGCAGACTCCGAATAaagctttcatttattttggtttgGCTTTTTCGCagtctgaaaatatttaaaagcagttaaaaCTAGGTGCtttcttgatgtttttttttttttaaatatatatatatatatatacggaAATTTTTATGAGCCCTGTGTATTTAAGGGCTACTGACTAGTGCATGAGCAATGCTCGGCCTCCCTGTCCCTGCGCACTGGagacaaccccccacccccccaaccaccaccacccctccaAACTCTCCTTTGTGTTTTGATGCTCAGCGCTCACACCTGAAGTGACCGGCTGGGAGTGAAGCTCGGAGCTGAGAGTGCACGGCGCTGCCCATCCTACTCCTTCTGTGCGGCGATAGAAGGGCTCATTTGGAGAACAAGACAGATAGCAATATCCAAAGGGAGGGGGATGCGCGCATGTGACAGGCTTTGGACGTTTCCATTTATACCAGCCGAACAGGGAATTGAATCTCTCCACTGGGTGCTGcgtttttaaaaatcacttgCGACTGGCAGTTTCAAACATTTGCACATCTTGTTCGTCGCCAGCGGATCGTCACCGCACGATGCGAGCAGGAGAGACGCGCCCTGTGCCATGCTGAACAACTGTCCGACTCTCCTGCTGGCTCTGACCGCCGTGGCCGCACTGCTCCCGCGATGTCAAGGCTGGAGCGACGAAGACCTCCTCCTACCGCCCATCAACTCCTCCAACAGGTTCCTGGCGAACCTGGAGGTGGACGTGCGCTTCTCCAAAAGGTCTGTGGAGGAAAGCGACGCCTCGTCCGACGCCTCCTCCATGCAGAGTCTGTCCCAGTGCAACGTGAGCGTCCAGAGACTCCTGCCCACGTCGCTGGTGGCCCGCTGGGACAGCAGCTTTGGCTTCCAGTGTGATGTTATCATctacaccaccaacaaccacggCAGGGCTTTTTTCTCTGCGTCGTTCAACAGGGCGATCTCGCCGGTTGTCATCGAGCACCTCGGGGTCACCGGGGGTCAGCAGGAGCTGCGCCTGTGCGTGGGCTGCGGGATGTCCCGGTACCGGAGGTTCGGTCAGGGTAGGTCGAGGGGCCAGCAGACCGGGGATCAGGTCACTTTCTGCTGTGTGGATTTCAGCCTCGATGAGCTGAAGGGCGACAAAAGTTGGAGGTTGAACAGAAAGCCCATCGAGTCGACACTTGTGGCTTGTTTTATGACTTTGGTCATCATTGTGTGGAGTGTTGCTGCTCTCATATGGCCAGTGCCGATCATTGCAGGATTTCTGCCTAATGGGATGGAGCAGAGGAGACCGAGATAACTGAAATAACCTTCATTATATTTATAGCCTGTGCTGCCTATACTATAATTGTAGCCATTGAACTGTATGAATGAATGATTGCTGAGGAACTTTTTGATGAAATGCTTTAGTCTTGGGTGTTCTTagacctcctcctcttcctctttaggACAACCGAGGTAAAGTATGAAGGGTTATTATATACTAGCCAATATTAATCTATACTGGGACCAACACCAATGTGTTTTGTATACCCTTGTAGGCCTTCCTATGTCTGCGTAAACTGTGCAAACTTTTCTCTTTAAACGGTGTTTGTATAGTTTTTAATCTTTCTAGAAAGTTTTTTGCCTTATTCCATGTGTAGGACTTTTGCACTGAAAACTGAACTTTAAAGTGTGCTGTCTCATAAACTATATAACCAACAGTCATACGCATTAAGAAGTAAATGTGATACTTTCTcgattaaaatacttaaaaaataatAGATGTTGTTTATGATTGGCAAAGAGAGTTTCAGTACTTATATTGTTAGATTTCTAATGTCAAGTTGAATAAACGTGGTTATTTGTATTAATGTTCTAACggtttaaatacaaataaaacatattatAGGCCATATCAGATTCTCTCTGACCCGTTCTCTGCAGCCAACCCGTTTACTTCACACTCTGTTTTATGGTAAAAGTCGCGCACACATCTTAAATATAAATGGGCCATGGTTTTATTTGATGAGGTCCACCTTCCTCTGCATGCCTCTGGATCTGGATTCATCTCTGTTTGTGCTCACTTTTACCTAAATTGTAAAAGGCAGGAAAGCATGTGATTTAATTTAGCTTCCGAAACAGTTTGTCCTATTTACTTCTGATTCCTGGTGTGGAAAATATGCTCTAATTTCAGAAAATTGATCTTTTCAAAGTGTTAAATTATT
This window of the Archocentrus centrarchus isolate MPI-CPG fArcCen1 chromosome 16, fArcCen1, whole genome shotgun sequence genome carries:
- the tmem158 gene encoding transmembrane protein 158, coding for MLNNCPTLLLALTAVAALLPRCQGWSDEDLLLPPINSSNRFLANLEVDVRFSKRSVEESDASSDASSMQSLSQCNVSVQRLLPTSLVARWDSSFGFQCDVIIYTTNNHGRAFFSASFNRAISPVVIEHLGVTGGQQELRLCVGCGMSRYRRFGQGRSRGQQTGDQVTFCCVDFSLDELKGDKSWRLNRKPIESTLVACFMTLVIIVWSVAALIWPVPIIAGFLPNGMEQRRPR